Proteins co-encoded in one Pongo pygmaeus isolate AG05252 chromosome 23, NHGRI_mPonPyg2-v2.0_pri, whole genome shotgun sequence genomic window:
- the TNFRSF13C gene encoding tumor necrosis factor receptor superfamily member 13C gives MRRGPRSLRGRDAPAPTPCIPAECFDLLVRHCVACGLLRTPRPKPAGASSPAPRTALQPQESVGAGAGEAALPLPGLLFGAPALLGLALVLALVLVGLLSWRRRQRRLRGASSAEAPDGDKDAPEPLDKVIILSPGISDATAPAWPPPGEDPGTTPPGHSVPVPATELGSTELVTTKTAGPEQQ, from the exons ATGAGGCGAGGTCCTCGGAGCCTGCGGGGCAGGGACGCGCCAGCCCCCACGCCCTGCATCCCGGCCGAGTGCTTCGACCTGCTGGTCCGCCACTGCGTGGCCTGCGGGCTCCTGCGCACGCCGCGGCCGAAACCGG CCGGGGCCAGCAGCCCTGCGCCCAGGACGGCGCTGCAGCCTCAGGAGTCGGTGGGCGCGGGGGCCGGCGAGGCGGCGCTgcctctgcccgggctgctcttCGGCGCCCCCGCTCTGCTGGGCCTGGCACTGGTCCTGGCGCTGGTCCTGGTGGGCCTGCTGAGCTGGAGGCGGCGACAGCGGCGGCTTCGCGGCGCGTCCTCCGCAGAGGCCCCCGACGGAGACAAGGACG CCCCAGAGCCCCTGGACAAGGTCATCATTCTGTCTCCGGGAATCTCTGATGCCAcagctcctgcctggcctccTCCTGGGGAAGACCCAGgaaccaccccacctggccacaGTGTCCCTGTGCCAGCCACAGAGCTGGGCTCCACTGAACTGGTGACCACCAAGACGGCTGGCCCTGAGCAACAATAG